One Erythrobacter aureus DNA segment encodes these proteins:
- a CDS encoding acyl-CoA carboxylase subunit beta, with product MSWEKELEELRQREALAERMGGEEKVARQHARGKMDARARLAALVDDGSFREIGKIAGRGSYDEEGNLQSVLPAPFLFGKALINGRPVVATADDFTIRGGAADAGISRKMVQAEKMAHELKLPLIRMIDGTGGGGSVKTLEQIGATYIPAVPGWSDVVKNLDTVPVVALALGPTAGLGAARTVASHYSIMVKGLSQIFAAGPAVVDGLGESYRGSDDHSQAKEDLGGSGIHTRNGVVDDEVSSEAEAFARARHFLSFMPEYVGQLARRSNCTDPVHRREEALLSLVPRQDKQVYSMRRCMEMVFDQGTVFEIGRMWGRACITALARLDGWPVAVLASDPSYLGGSWDAKSSEKVERFVKLADQFRLPIVHLVDNPGFMIGREAEMAGTIRYGVQAMNAIYKASVPLASIVLRRAYGIAGSAMSNAETYQYRYCWPSGDWGSLPIAGGLEVAYKSELEAAEDPAAELDAIRARLDKVTSPFRSAERFNVEDIIDPRDTRPLLCEFAGLAWRKLESG from the coding sequence ATGAGCTGGGAAAAAGAACTCGAAGAACTGCGCCAGCGCGAGGCGCTGGCCGAACGGATGGGCGGCGAGGAGAAGGTCGCCCGTCAGCATGCACGCGGCAAGATGGATGCCCGCGCCCGGCTTGCCGCGCTGGTGGACGACGGCAGCTTCCGCGAGATCGGCAAGATCGCCGGGCGCGGCTCCTATGACGAGGAGGGCAATCTACAGTCTGTCCTTCCCGCCCCTTTTCTGTTCGGCAAGGCACTGATCAATGGCCGCCCCGTCGTCGCGACGGCGGACGATTTCACCATTCGCGGCGGCGCGGCGGATGCCGGGATCAGCCGCAAGATGGTGCAGGCCGAGAAGATGGCGCATGAGCTGAAACTCCCGCTCATCCGTATGATCGACGGCACGGGCGGTGGCGGCAGCGTCAAGACGCTCGAACAGATCGGCGCGACCTATATCCCTGCCGTGCCTGGCTGGTCGGACGTAGTGAAAAACCTCGACACCGTCCCTGTGGTGGCGCTCGCACTCGGCCCCACCGCAGGCCTTGGTGCAGCGCGAACGGTCGCGAGCCATTATTCGATCATGGTCAAGGGCCTCAGCCAGATTTTCGCCGCCGGGCCTGCCGTGGTCGATGGGCTGGGTGAAAGCTACAGGGGCTCCGACGACCACAGCCAAGCCAAGGAAGACCTGGGCGGAAGCGGCATCCACACCCGCAATGGCGTGGTCGATGACGAAGTATCGAGCGAAGCCGAAGCCTTCGCCCGCGCGCGGCATTTCCTGTCCTTCATGCCCGAGTATGTCGGCCAGCTCGCGCGCCGCTCCAACTGTACCGACCCGGTCCACCGGCGCGAGGAAGCGCTGCTCTCGCTCGTCCCGCGCCAGGACAAGCAGGTCTATTCGATGCGGCGCTGTATGGAGATGGTATTCGACCAGGGCACCGTATTCGAAATCGGCCGCATGTGGGGCCGCGCCTGCATTACCGCGCTCGCACGGCTCGATGGCTGGCCGGTGGCGGTTCTGGCAAGCGACCCGAGCTATCTCGGCGGATCATGGGATGCCAAGTCGAGCGAAAAGGTGGAGCGGTTCGTCAAGCTTGCCGACCAGTTCCGCCTGCCCATCGTCCATCTGGTCGACAATCCCGGCTTCATGATCGGGCGCGAGGCGGAAATGGCGGGGACCATCCGTTACGGCGTGCAGGCGATGAACGCGATCTACAAGGCAAGTGTCCCGCTCGCCTCGATCGTCCTGCGCCGTGCCTATGGTATTGCGGGAAGCGCGATGAGCAATGCCGAAACCTACCAGTATCGCTATTGCTGGCCGAGCGGCGACTGGGGCAGCCTGCCGATCGCGGGCGGGCTGGAAGTGGCCTATAAATCGGAGTTGGAAGCCGCCGAAGATCCCGCGGCGGAGCTCGACGCAATTCGCGCGCGGCTCGACAAGGTCACCTCGCCGTTCCGCAGCGCCGAACGCTTCAATGTCGAGGACATCATCGACCCGCGCGACACGCGCCCGCTGCTATGCGAATTTGCCGGGCTGGCATGGCGGAAGCTGGAAAGCGGATAG
- a CDS encoding phytoene/squalene synthase family protein — MLVEKSLDSIEQGSHSFAAASKLFDKATRERSWLLYAWCRRCDDIADNQDKGGPLGDQGTPKDAEDRVQALRILTKRAFEEQPTADAAFDAFGLVAHECGLTLDEANDVIAGFALDATRWSPTTEQDMMRYCYHVAGAVGIMMARIMGVPADDGETLDRACDLGLAFQIANIARDIVEDAQAGRCYLPKVWLEEMGWEQGEHALPENRFKLASLMPRMIALMEKHEAASKLGAKRLRFRQRWAVLAAARIYGAIGRKVLNRGQVAWDTRTRVSGPEKLWHIVAAFGEAVWNRPSGPQEPIIWSRHDFRPVAGW, encoded by the coding sequence ATGCTGGTCGAAAAATCGCTCGATTCGATCGAGCAGGGTTCGCACAGCTTCGCCGCCGCCTCGAAACTGTTCGACAAGGCCACGCGCGAACGCAGCTGGCTGCTTTATGCCTGGTGCCGCCGCTGCGATGATATCGCCGACAATCAGGACAAGGGCGGTCCGCTGGGAGACCAGGGCACGCCCAAGGATGCAGAGGATCGCGTTCAGGCACTGCGCATCCTCACGAAGCGCGCCTTCGAGGAGCAGCCTACCGCCGATGCGGCCTTCGATGCGTTCGGTCTCGTCGCCCACGAATGCGGGCTGACTCTGGACGAGGCGAACGACGTTATCGCCGGTTTCGCGCTGGACGCCACGCGCTGGAGCCCCACCACCGAACAGGACATGATGCGGTATTGCTATCACGTCGCCGGGGCGGTCGGCATTATGATGGCCCGGATCATGGGCGTCCCCGCAGACGATGGGGAAACGCTGGATCGGGCGTGCGATCTGGGACTGGCCTTCCAGATCGCCAATATCGCACGCGATATCGTGGAAGATGCGCAGGCCGGGCGCTGCTATCTGCCCAAGGTCTGGCTCGAAGAGATGGGCTGGGAACAGGGCGAACACGCGCTGCCCGAAAACCGCTTCAAGCTCGCCAGCCTGATGCCCCGCATGATCGCGCTAATGGAAAAGCACGAAGCCGCTTCCAAACTCGGCGCCAAACGGCTGCGGTTTCGCCAGCGCTGGGCGGTGCTCGCCGCCGCGCGCATCTATGGCGCGATCGGGCGCAAGGTCCTGAATCGCGGGCAAGTCGCATGGGACACCCGCACACGGGTTAGCGGGCCGGAAAAGCTGTGGCACATCGTCGCCGCTTTCGGTGAGGCGGTCTGGAACCGCCCCAGCGGCCCGCAAGAGCCGATCATCTGGAGCCGCCACGATTTCCGCCCTGTCGCCGGGTGGTAA
- a CDS encoding multidrug effflux MFS transporter, whose amino-acid sequence MRNDHLASGERPLPDRARRPAIGERELIWMMALLMACNAFGIDAILPALDELAGSLGAQGNDRQFVVGVYLLAAGFGTLIPGSFADRFGRRPVLFAALGAYIVLSLACAAATSFTQLIVLRALQGFFAAGIIALPPAIIRDRVGGDKMARMMSLIFVIFLLVPAVAPSIGQGVLLLLGDWRWIFVAMALLGVTMTVWVYVRLPETLHDDDRQEINISVIGRNMRRAVTLRSTIGYTLASALVFGGLFGFINSSQQLIGEAFGAGDMFPLLFAFCAGSMALANWSNSRIVERFGARRVSHSALFLFIVVSALQLWFATQPNESLWTFVPLMAANMSLLGFIGANFGSIAMQPFRHIAGAASSAQSFLRMTTGATLGAAVGYAYDGTARPLALALLVSAIMSLLFVLYSERGSLFGPPEPEVE is encoded by the coding sequence ATGCGAAACGATCATCTTGCCAGCGGCGAAAGGCCGCTACCCGACCGTGCGCGCCGCCCGGCGATCGGGGAACGCGAGCTGATCTGGATGATGGCGCTGCTGATGGCGTGCAACGCTTTCGGTATCGATGCCATCCTGCCCGCTCTCGACGAGCTGGCCGGAAGTCTCGGTGCGCAAGGGAATGACCGGCAGTTCGTGGTCGGGGTTTATCTGCTGGCGGCGGGTTTCGGCACGCTGATTCCGGGCTCTTTCGCCGATCGCTTCGGCAGGCGGCCCGTGCTGTTTGCGGCGCTCGGCGCGTATATCGTGCTGTCACTGGCCTGTGCTGCTGCCACAAGCTTCACGCAGTTGATCGTTCTCCGGGCACTGCAGGGCTTCTTCGCGGCGGGGATCATTGCCTTGCCGCCCGCGATCATCCGCGACCGGGTGGGCGGCGACAAAATGGCGCGGATGATGAGCCTTATCTTCGTTATCTTCCTCCTGGTGCCGGCGGTGGCGCCAAGTATCGGGCAGGGTGTTCTGCTATTGCTGGGCGACTGGCGCTGGATTTTCGTCGCGATGGCCTTGCTCGGCGTGACGATGACGGTCTGGGTGTATGTGCGCCTGCCCGAGACGCTGCATGACGATGATCGCCAGGAGATCAATATCTCGGTTATCGGCCGGAACATGCGCAGGGCGGTCACCCTCCGGTCGACCATCGGCTATACGCTGGCGAGCGCGCTGGTTTTCGGCGGGTTGTTCGGCTTTATCAATTCCTCGCAGCAGCTCATCGGCGAAGCCTTCGGTGCGGGCGATATGTTCCCGCTGCTCTTCGCCTTCTGTGCGGGCAGCATGGCGCTCGCCAACTGGTCGAACAGCCGTATCGTCGAACGCTTCGGCGCGCGCCGGGTAAGCCATTCCGCGCTCTTCCTGTTCATCGTGGTGTCGGCCCTGCAATTGTGGTTCGCGACCCAACCGAACGAAAGCCTGTGGACCTTCGTGCCGCTGATGGCCGCGAATATGAGCCTGCTCGGCTTCATCGGCGCGAATTTCGGCTCGATCGCCATGCAGCCTTTTCGCCACATCGCGGGAGCGGCTTCGAGTGCACAAAGCTTCCTCCGCATGACCACTGGCGCTACGCTGGGGGCAGCGGTGGGTTATGCCTATGACGGCACGGCGCGCCCTTTGGCGCTCGCGCTACTGGTTTCCGCGATCATGAGCCTGCTATTCGTGCTTTATTCCGAGCGCGGCTCGCTGTTCGGGCCGCCGGAGCCCGAGGTGGAATAA
- a CDS encoding TIGR00730 family Rossman fold protein translates to MKRLAIYCGSASPDDPRYIQLAYDVGKGLAQKGIGVVYGGGRLGLMGATARGALEAGGEVVGVIPDALANSEVANHDCTELYTVGGMHERKQRFTDLSDGFITIPGGVGTMDELWEAMSWAQLGYHNNPVGLLNAFGFYDELIAFNRKMADVGFVRPVHQSILVHDTTLDGLLDRMTAYEPHTPIFQMKADDL, encoded by the coding sequence ATGAAACGACTTGCGATCTATTGCGGATCGGCTTCGCCGGATGATCCGCGCTATATTCAACTCGCCTACGATGTCGGCAAGGGTCTTGCCCAAAAAGGGATCGGCGTCGTCTATGGTGGCGGCCGGCTCGGTCTGATGGGTGCCACCGCGCGCGGCGCACTGGAAGCAGGCGGAGAGGTGGTCGGCGTCATCCCCGATGCGCTCGCCAACAGCGAGGTCGCCAATCACGATTGTACCGAGCTTTACACCGTCGGCGGCATGCACGAGCGCAAGCAGCGCTTCACCGACTTGTCCGATGGGTTCATAACCATTCCCGGCGGCGTCGGCACGATGGACGAGTTGTGGGAGGCCATGAGCTGGGCACAATTGGGCTATCACAACAACCCGGTCGGCCTGCTCAACGCTTTCGGCTTCTATGACGAATTGATCGCTTTTAACCGCAAGATGGCCGATGTCGGTTTCGTCCGTCCCGTCCACCAGAGCATTCTCGTCCACGACACGACGCTCGACGGTTTGCTCGACCGAATGACGGCCTACGAGCCGCACACCCCGATCTTCCAGATGAAGGCCGACGACCTCTGA
- a CDS encoding phytoene desaturase, with protein sequence MNAELNTPTAAGSGEQPVDPVATGKSACVIGAGFGGLALAIRLQSAGIQTTVVEARDKPGGRAYFWERDGFTFDAGPTVITDPDCLKELWALTGHDIAEDVELMPVMPFYRLHWPDGTQFDYSNDEEQLFREIAQLNPADVAGYQRFLEYSEAVYEEGYVKLGHVPFLDFKSMIKAAPALAKQQAWRSVYSMVSSYVENEKLREALSFHTLLVGGNPMKTSSIYALIHKLEKDGGVWWAKGGTNRLIAGMVKHFERIGGTVRLHDPVVHIHTLGKHVTEVETHSGWRHRFDAIASNADIMHSYKDLLAGSKRGADYARSLSRKSFSPSLFVVHFGIEGTWPGIPHHMILFGPRYKGLLEDIYDHGVLPQDFSIYLHHPTVSDASMAPEGMSTFYALVPVAHMGKLAVDWEEMGPLLEKRILDELERRLIPDIHSRIVTKFHYAPRDFAMDLNAHMGSAFSLEPVLTQSAWFRGHNRDDVLDNFYLVGAGTHPGAGIPGVVGSAKATAGLMLEDLAV encoded by the coding sequence ATGAACGCCGAACTCAACACCCCCACCGCCGCAGGTTCCGGCGAACAGCCCGTCGATCCCGTCGCCACGGGCAAGAGCGCCTGCGTGATCGGCGCCGGTTTCGGCGGTCTCGCGCTGGCCATCCGGCTGCAATCTGCCGGTATCCAGACTACCGTGGTCGAAGCGCGCGACAAACCCGGCGGTCGGGCCTATTTCTGGGAACGGGACGGGTTCACCTTCGATGCCGGGCCGACGGTCATCACCGATCCCGACTGCCTGAAGGAATTGTGGGCGCTTACCGGGCACGACATTGCCGAAGACGTCGAGCTGATGCCGGTGATGCCGTTTTACCGCCTGCACTGGCCCGACGGCACCCAGTTCGACTATTCGAACGACGAGGAACAGCTATTCCGCGAAATCGCGCAGCTCAACCCGGCCGATGTCGCGGGCTATCAGCGCTTCCTCGAATATTCCGAAGCCGTTTACGAAGAAGGCTACGTCAAGCTCGGCCATGTGCCCTTCCTGGACTTCAAATCGATGATAAAGGCCGCGCCCGCGCTGGCCAAGCAGCAGGCCTGGCGCAGCGTCTATTCGATGGTTTCGAGCTATGTCGAAAACGAGAAACTGCGCGAAGCACTGAGCTTCCACACTCTGCTGGTCGGCGGCAATCCGATGAAGACCAGCAGCATCTATGCGCTGATCCACAAATTGGAGAAGGATGGCGGCGTGTGGTGGGCGAAGGGCGGCACCAACCGGCTGATCGCCGGCATGGTCAAGCATTTCGAGCGGATCGGCGGGACCGTACGACTGCACGATCCGGTGGTCCATATCCATACTCTGGGAAAACATGTAACCGAGGTGGAAACCCATTCGGGCTGGCGCCACCGCTTCGACGCAATCGCCAGCAATGCCGACATCATGCACAGCTACAAGGACCTGCTGGCTGGCTCCAAGCGCGGGGCGGACTATGCCCGGAGCCTGTCGCGCAAAAGCTTCAGCCCCAGCCTGTTCGTGGTCCATTTCGGGATCGAAGGGACCTGGCCGGGCATCCCGCACCACATGATCCTGTTCGGGCCGCGCTATAAGGGCCTGCTCGAAGACATATACGATCACGGCGTGCTGCCGCAGGATTTCTCGATTTATCTGCATCACCCGACGGTGAGCGATGCGAGCATGGCGCCCGAGGGCATGAGCACTTTCTACGCACTGGTGCCCGTGGCCCATATGGGCAAGCTGGCAGTCGACTGGGAAGAAATGGGCCCGCTGCTCGAGAAACGCATTCTCGACGAGCTGGAGCGGCGCCTGATCCCCGATATCCATTCGCGGATCGTGACCAAGTTCCACTACGCGCCGCGCGATTTCGCGATGGACCTCAACGCCCATATGGGCAGCGCCTTCAGCCTGGAACCCGTATTGACGCAGAGCGCCTGGTTCCGCGGGCACAATCGCGATGATGTGCTTGACAATTTCTACCTCGTCGGTGCTGGGACGCATCCCGGCGCCGGTATCCCCGGCGTGGTAGGCAGCGCCAAGGCGACTGCGGGACTTATGCTGGAGGATCTGGCGGTATGA
- the dinB gene encoding DNA polymerase IV codes for MSDPKDTDDEGEAEGLRKIIHVDMDAFFASVEQRDNPELRGKPVAVGGSSGRGVVAAASYEARKFGVRSAMPSVTAKRLCPNLIFCKSRFDVYREVSQQIRAIFRHHTDLVEPLSLDEAYLDVTEDKLGIGSATRIAELIRQEIRAKTRLTASAGVSYNKFLAKIASDQNKPDGLCVIRPGEGSHFVADLPIRRFHGVGPKGAEKMAKLGIATGGDLAMKDIEWLRAHFGSFADYLYRAARGIDLRPVRSSRVRKSVGGERTFSRDLSSGSELRETMEDIIDIVWGYIERAEATGRTVTLKMKYTDFQIFSRAKTVDRPIASKEEFAAIGRALLEEVLPLPMPIRLMGLTLSKLEREGGEEQTRPDSQLSLL; via the coding sequence ATGAGTGACCCGAAAGACACGGACGACGAAGGCGAGGCCGAGGGCCTTCGCAAGATCATCCATGTCGATATGGACGCCTTCTTCGCCAGCGTCGAACAGCGCGACAACCCCGAACTGCGCGGCAAGCCGGTGGCCGTTGGCGGATCGAGCGGGCGCGGTGTGGTGGCCGCCGCAAGTTACGAAGCGCGCAAGTTCGGCGTGCGCAGCGCCATGCCCTCGGTCACCGCCAAGCGATTGTGCCCCAACCTGATTTTCTGCAAAAGCCGCTTCGACGTCTATCGCGAAGTCTCGCAGCAAATCCGCGCGATCTTCCGTCACCATACCGATCTGGTCGAACCGCTGAGCCTCGATGAAGCCTATCTCGACGTAACCGAGGACAAGCTCGGCATTGGCAGCGCGACGCGGATCGCCGAGCTGATCCGACAGGAAATCCGCGCGAAGACGCGCCTGACCGCGAGCGCGGGGGTCAGCTACAACAAGTTCCTCGCCAAGATCGCCAGCGATCAGAACAAGCCGGATGGGCTGTGCGTCATCCGTCCGGGCGAAGGCTCGCATTTTGTCGCCGATCTGCCGATCAGGCGGTTCCATGGCGTCGGTCCCAAGGGAGCGGAGAAAATGGCAAAGCTCGGAATCGCAACGGGCGGCGATCTGGCGATGAAGGATATCGAGTGGCTGCGCGCGCATTTCGGCAGCTTTGCCGACTATCTTTACCGAGCCGCGCGTGGGATCGACCTGCGCCCCGTACGTTCCAGCCGCGTCCGCAAGTCGGTCGGCGGCGAACGGACCTTCAGTCGCGATCTGTCCTCGGGCAGCGAACTGCGCGAGACCATGGAAGACATCATCGATATCGTCTGGGGCTATATCGAACGCGCCGAAGCCACAGGTCGGACGGTCACGCTGAAGATGAAATATACCGACTTTCAGATTTTCAGCCGAGCGAAGACGGTCGACCGCCCCATCGCCTCGAAAGAGGAATTCGCAGCCATCGGCCGCGCGCTGCTCGAGGAAGTGCTGCCCTTACCGATGCCGATCCGGTTGATGGGGCTGACACTCTCCAAGCTCGAGCGGGAGGGCGGGGAAGAGCAGACGCGTCCCGATAGTCAGCTCTCGCTCCTGTAA
- a CDS encoding acetyl/propionyl/methylcrotonyl-CoA carboxylase subunit alpha translates to MIQKLLIANRGEIACRIIRTAREMGIATVAVYSDADAKALHVRSADEAVHIGPSPAAESYLVGEKIIAAARQTGAEAIHPGYGFLSENAGFAQAVIDSDLIWVGPKPSSIEAMGLKDAAKKLMREAGVPVTPGYEGKDQSFERLKQEADAIGYPVLIKAVAGGGGKGMRKVDKAEDFAASLESCRREAKASFSNDEVLLEKWITSPRHIEVQVFGDSHGNVVHLFERDCSLQRRHQKVIEEAPAPGMDEATREEICAAAVRAAKAVDYEGAGTIEFIADASEGLRADRIFFMEMNTRLQVEHPVTEEITGVDLVEWQLRVAGGEAIPATQDELFIDGHSIEARLYAEDPTGGFLPSTGRLEHFDLGVEGRIETGVEEGDMISPFYDPMVAKLVVWGETRAEAIDQLADIAESVEIWPVKTNAAFIANCLRDEDFEEANLDTGFIESKLDVLVSSDEADAEIWQTAADFVALAETEEHDDLPIGLRLNAPGALDAVLTHKGETRSIPAARTHAESHATGFVDPERAVVFADGQSFVFERQARGSGAGAVGDGAILAPMPGKVIAVDVAEGDAVTAGQRLMVLEAMKMEHALTAPFDGTVTELSASEGGQVQVEAVLAVVEPVED, encoded by the coding sequence ATGATCCAGAAGCTCCTTATCGCCAATCGCGGCGAAATCGCCTGCCGCATCATCCGCACCGCGCGTGAGATGGGGATCGCCACCGTCGCAGTCTATTCGGATGCCGATGCCAAGGCGCTCCACGTGCGCAGCGCCGACGAGGCGGTGCATATCGGCCCCTCCCCCGCTGCGGAGAGCTATCTGGTAGGCGAGAAAATCATCGCCGCCGCCAGGCAGACCGGCGCCGAAGCGATCCATCCCGGCTACGGATTCCTGTCGGAGAATGCGGGCTTCGCGCAGGCTGTCATCGACTCTGACCTCATCTGGGTCGGCCCGAAGCCGTCGAGCATCGAGGCGATGGGCCTCAAGGACGCCGCCAAGAAGCTGATGCGCGAGGCGGGCGTGCCGGTGACGCCCGGCTATGAGGGCAAGGATCAGTCGTTCGAGCGCCTCAAGCAAGAGGCCGATGCCATCGGCTATCCCGTGCTGATAAAGGCGGTCGCGGGCGGTGGCGGCAAGGGCATGCGCAAGGTCGACAAGGCCGAGGACTTCGCAGCTTCGCTCGAAAGTTGCCGGCGCGAGGCCAAGGCCAGCTTCTCCAACGACGAAGTTCTGCTGGAAAAGTGGATCACAAGCCCCCGCCATATCGAAGTGCAGGTCTTTGGCGACAGCCACGGCAATGTCGTCCACCTGTTCGAACGCGACTGCTCATTGCAGCGTCGTCACCAGAAAGTGATCGAGGAAGCCCCCGCCCCCGGCATGGACGAGGCGACCCGCGAAGAAATCTGCGCCGCCGCCGTCCGCGCTGCCAAGGCGGTCGACTACGAGGGCGCGGGCACGATCGAATTCATCGCCGACGCCAGCGAAGGCCTGCGCGCCGACCGCATCTTCTTCATGGAAATGAACACGCGGCTTCAGGTCGAGCACCCGGTGACCGAGGAGATCACCGGGGTGGACTTGGTCGAATGGCAGCTACGCGTGGCGGGCGGCGAGGCGATCCCGGCCACGCAGGACGAACTCTTCATCGACGGCCATTCGATCGAGGCGCGCCTCTATGCCGAAGACCCGACCGGCGGGTTCCTGCCCTCGACCGGACGGCTCGAGCATTTCGACCTCGGCGTCGAAGGCCGGATCGAAACCGGGGTCGAGGAAGGCGACATGATCTCGCCCTTCTATGACCCGATGGTCGCCAAACTCGTCGTCTGGGGCGAGACCCGCGCCGAGGCGATCGACCAGCTCGCCGATATCGCCGAAAGCGTCGAGATATGGCCGGTCAAGACCAACGCAGCCTTCATCGCCAATTGCCTGCGCGATGAGGATTTCGAGGAAGCCAATCTCGACACCGGCTTCATCGAATCCAAGCTCGACGTGCTCGTGTCCTCCGACGAGGCCGATGCCGAGATCTGGCAGACCGCTGCCGACTTCGTCGCACTGGCAGAGACCGAGGAGCACGACGACCTGCCCATCGGTCTGCGCCTCAACGCGCCGGGCGCGCTCGACGCGGTGCTCACCCACAAGGGCGAAACGCGCAGTATTCCTGCTGCGCGTACGCATGCCGAAAGCCATGCAACCGGCTTCGTTGACCCCGAACGCGCAGTGGTCTTCGCAGACGGACAGAGCTTCGTCTTCGAACGCCAGGCGCGCGGTTCGGGTGCCGGAGCGGTGGGTGACGGCGCTATCCTTGCCCCAATGCCGGGCAAGGTCATCGCGGTCGATGTAGCCGAGGGCGACGCAGTCACCGCAGGCCAGCGGCTGATGGTGCTCGAGGCGATGAAGATGGAACACGCGCTCACCGCGCCGTTCGACGGGACCGTGACCGAGCTTTCCGCCAGCGAAGGCGGGCAAGTACAGGTCGAGGCCGTGCTGGCGGTGGTGGAGCCTGTGGAAGACTAG
- the crtY gene encoding lycopene beta-cyclase CrtY, producing the protein MNGRAIDMAIVGGGLAGGLAALAVSKGHPQMRIALVEAGDAFGGNHRWSWFTSDLDDDGAALLAPFAKTEWDAGYDVFFPGHERRLGSTYRSLASRDFDATLRRELPQDAIRTNSRAVELTPDGITLENGASLAARVVVDCRDFEPSAHLRGGWQVFMGRHLRTDTPHGLACPIVMDARVRQHDAYRFVYTLPLNANELFVEDTYYADAPVLDRDVLSERIDSYCQAMGWRGNTLGGETGILPVITGGDFTAYRRSLGQAGIVRAGARGGFTHPLTSYTLPFAVANALALARVADRPGPQIAALFEKRVHDHWRATRFYRRLGRMLFDAAKPGERYRVFERFYRLREPLVERFYAGRPTLADKLRILSGKPPVAVTAAIRALLGKGNPLVHERSQ; encoded by the coding sequence ATGAACGGGCGCGCGATCGACATGGCCATCGTGGGCGGCGGGCTGGCGGGCGGGCTGGCCGCGCTGGCCGTCAGCAAGGGCCATCCCCAGATGCGGATCGCCCTTGTCGAAGCGGGCGATGCCTTTGGCGGGAACCACCGGTGGAGCTGGTTCACCAGCGATCTCGACGATGATGGCGCCGCCCTGCTGGCCCCATTCGCAAAGACCGAATGGGATGCCGGATACGACGTCTTCTTTCCCGGCCATGAGCGCCGCCTCGGCTCGACCTATCGATCGCTCGCAAGCCGCGACTTCGACGCGACTTTGCGCCGCGAACTGCCACAGGATGCGATCCGCACAAATTCGCGCGCCGTCGAGCTGACGCCGGATGGTATCACCCTTGAAAACGGCGCGAGCCTGGCCGCCCGGGTTGTGGTCGATTGCCGCGATTTCGAACCTTCCGCGCATCTGCGCGGCGGCTGGCAGGTCTTCATGGGACGGCATCTGCGGACGGACACCCCACATGGGCTTGCCTGTCCGATCGTGATGGATGCGCGGGTAAGGCAGCATGACGCGTACCGGTTCGTATATACTTTGCCGCTGAACGCGAATGAGCTTTTCGTAGAGGACACCTATTACGCCGATGCCCCCGTGCTCGATCGCGATGTGCTGTCGGAACGTATCGATAGCTATTGCCAGGCAATGGGGTGGCGGGGAAACACCCTTGGCGGGGAAACCGGAATCCTGCCGGTAATCACGGGCGGTGATTTTACCGCGTACCGCCGCAGCCTGGGCCAAGCTGGCATAGTGCGCGCCGGGGCACGCGGCGGCTTCACGCACCCGCTGACCAGTTACACTCTGCCCTTCGCCGTTGCCAATGCCCTGGCCCTAGCCCGCGTGGCAGACAGGCCGGGACCCCAGATCGCCGCGCTGTTCGAGAAACGCGTCCACGATCATTGGCGCGCCACCCGCTTCTACCGCCGGCTGGGCCGGATGTTGTTCGATGCCGCGAAGCCGGGGGAACGATATCGCGTGTTCGAACGCTTCTATCGCCTGCGCGAACCGCTGGTCGAACGCTTCTATGCCGGGCGTCCAACGCTCGCGGACAAGCTGCGCATCCTGTCGGGCAAACCGCCCGTAGCTGTAACAGCCGCAATCCGGGCGCTGCTTGGCAAGGGCAACCCGCTCGTTCATGAAAGGTCGCAATGA